A portion of the Eulemur rufifrons isolate Redbay chromosome 30, OSU_ERuf_1, whole genome shotgun sequence genome contains these proteins:
- the LOC138379005 gene encoding zinc finger protein 57 homolog encodes LGYWPHSCSTCAKAFWDQSEFKRHQKIHQNQEPVAGNWDCIVRIPGTTAGCQTPIIRSQGSVQELVGVGLAPVARTQESVFRTEGPLAQPQPPVLKNQAPVTRNQAPNIKAPFLDSRSNSHLVKPSRLKVFSYPHCPLTFSKKDYLSSHQKAHPTEQLNCCFHCTKSFSSFSRLVRHQQTHWKQKIYRCPICDLCFGEKEGLLSHWKGYKDQELCLGSAHKCWVTLSQWLGFFHNASPMAGKNGKCVGNGTAPRGGARETAEEAVRILKHK; translated from the coding sequence CTGGGTTACTGGCCCCATTCGTGCTCCACGTGTGCGAAGGCCTTCTGGGACCAGTCTGAGTTCAAACGCCACCAGAAGATACACCAAAACCAAGAGCCGGTGGCTGGAAACTGGGATTGTATTGTGAGGATTCCCGGCACCACTGCTGGATGCCAGACACCCATCATCAGAAGCCAAGGGTCCGTCCAGGAGCTTGTGGGTGTGGGCCTTGCACCAGTGGCCAGGACCCAGGAATCCGTATTTAGAACTGAGGgtcccctggcccagccccagccccctgtGCTTAAGAACCAAGCCCCTGTGACCAGGAACCAGGCACCTAACATTAAGGCCCCCTTCCTAGATAGCAGATCCAACTCTCATCTAGTGAAGCCCTCAAGACTCAAGGTCTTCTCTTACCCCCACTGTCCCTTGACTTTTAGCAAGAAAGATTATCTTTCCAGCCACCAGAAGGCCCATCCCACAGAGCAGCTTAACTGCTGCTTCCATTGCACCAAGTCCTTCAGTTCATTCTCCAGGCTGGTCAGGCACCAGCAGACTCACTGGAAGCAGAAGATCTATCGTTGCCCGATCTGCGACCTCTGCTTTGGAGAGAAGGAgggcctcctgagtcactggaaGGGCTATAAAGATCAGGAACTGTGCCTGGGCAGCGCTCATAAATGCTGGGTCACCCTGAGCCAGTGGCTTGGCTTCTTCCACAATGCCTCCCCTATGGCTGGGAAGAATGGGAAGTGTGTAGGAAATGGGACAGCCCCCAGAGGTGGGGCAAGGGAGACAGCAGAGGAGGCAGTGAGGATcttgaaacataaataa